From the genome of Spinacia oleracea cultivar Varoflay chromosome 2, BTI_SOV_V1, whole genome shotgun sequence, one region includes:
- the LOC110805781 gene encoding LEAF RUST 10 DISEASE-RESISTANCEUS RECEPTOR-LIKE PROTEIN KINASE-like 2.1 → MKKVSFLCKSTLFSLTLLLEVHLLFCLTENHFGDCVTKKCGNVGIRYPFYLQNEQTSYCGYPGFEVYCRNDGLVLFNISRDTYVIRNISYEREQFQVVNSALTGGNGCLDSMKNLTFESNLINYASNHDDMFVFPNCSGMVEGEYRENRVKCGGIAVYRNDSRLDYLTKNCNGVAIAVPYNDEGSSRGGRIIDTLGKGFILNWTAYYCTDCVQTGGRCGFDAKKVQFNCYCPDRTHSLYCVVQPLLNNKNKSGVILFPVATLGGAMILIAFVIIICAKKRPRNRKFSLLWTKGTMMNQNVEAFLKSYGSLAPKRYTYAEIRRMTNNFGEKLGEGGFGAVYKGKLPDNSRFIAVKKLKKMKGNGDDFINEVVSMGRTNHVNVVTLLGFYFEGNCSENKRALIFEFFPNGSLEKFIFTAETDHHSLTSETLFSIAVGIAKGLDYLHRGCNTRILHFDIKPHNILLDEELRPKISDFGMARLYPPNPKESLISMSGARGTIGYIAPEVFCRNFGGVSHKSDVYSYGMMVLDMVCGRNSIVSEAQGSSEVYFPEWIYSQLEVEDELQNDIEVHGKDDEEKEIRRKMILVGLWCIQSYPSNRPPMNRVLEMLEGPLESLQVPPKPHISSPPTSAFDFSTHLCFAQIKI, encoded by the exons ATGAAGAAAGTAAGTTTCTTATGCAAGTCAACTTTATTCAGTTTAACTCTGTTACTTGAGGTTCATCTCCTGTTTTGCCTAACAGAGAATCATTTCGGGGACTGCGTAACTAAGAAATGCGGAAATGTAGGTATAAGATATCCTTTTTATTTACAAAATGAGCAAACATCATATTGTGGGTATCCTGGTTTTGAGGTATACTGCAGGAATGATGGACTTGTTTTGTTCAATATATCAAGGGACACGTATGTAATAAGAAACATTTCCTATGAAAGAGAGCAGTTTCAAGTCGTAAACTCTGCTTTGACTGGTGGGAATGGTTGTTTGGATTCAATGAAGAATCTGACTTTTGAGAGCAATTTGATCAACTATGCATCGAATCATGATGATATGTTCGTGTTTCCGAATTGCTCAGGAATGGTTGAGGGAGAATATAGGGAGAATAGAGTGAAATGCGGAGGTATAGCCGTGTATAGGAATGACTCAAGACTGGATTATTTGACAAAGAACTGTAATGGAGTGGCTATTGCAGTGCCGTACAATGATGAGGGTTCGAGTCGTGGTGGTAGAATCATTGATACATTGGGAAAGGGGTTCATACTTAACTGGACAGCTTATTATTGCACAGACTGTGTACAAACTGGGGGGCGGTGTGGATTTGATGCCAAAAAGGTTCAATTCAATTGTTACTGTCCTGATAGAACTCATAGTCTTTATTGTGTTGTTCAACCTTTATTAAATA ATAAGAACAAGTCAGGAGTTATTCTTTTTCCAG ttgCAACATTGGGAGGAGCTATGATTTTGATTGCTTTTGTCATCATTATATGTGCAAAAAAAAGGCCAAGGAACAGGAAGTTTTCACTTCTATGGACTAAAGGGACTATGATGAACCAAAATGTGGAAGCTTTTCTGAAAAGCTATGGATCTCTTGCGCCAAAAAGATACACATACGCAGAGATAAGGAGAATGACCAACAACTTCGGAGAGAAACTTGGTGAAGGAGGCTTTGGTGCAGTTTACAAAGGAAAGTTGCCTGATAATAGCCGTTTTATAGCAGTAAAAAAGTTGAAGAAGATGAAAGGAAATGGAGATGATTTCATCAACGAGGTTGTAAGCATGGGCAGGACTAACCATGTCAATGTTGTAACCCTTTTAGGGTTCTATTTTGAAGGAAACTGTTCCGA AAACAAACGAGCTCTTATCTTCGAGTTCTTCCCCAACGGATCTCTTGAAAAGTTCATATTTACTGCAGAAACTGATCATCATTCATTGACATCAGAGACATTGTTCAGCATTGCAGTTGGTATTGCTAAGGGACTTGATTACTTGCATAGAGGTTGTAATACGCGAATTCTACACTTTGATATCAAGCCTCATAATATTCTTCTCGATGAAGAACTCCGTCCAAAGATTTCAGATTTCGGCATGGCTAGATTGTATCCACCAAATCCAAAGGAAAGTTTGATATCAATGTCAGGAGCAAGAGGAACAATTGGGTATATTGCTCCAGAAGTTTTCTGCAGAAATTTTGGAGGAGTTTCTCATAAATCAGATGTTTATAGCTATGGAATGATGGTGTTGGATATGGTATGTGGCAGAAACAGCATAGTTTCTGAAGCTCAGGGAAGCAGTGAAGTGTACTTTCCTGAATGGATATATAGTCAGCTCGAGGTTGAAGATGAGCTTCAAAATGACATTGAAGTTCATGGGAAGGATGATGAAGAGAAGGAAATAAGAAGAAAGATGATTTTGGTGGGATTATGGTGTATACAATCATATCCCTCGAATCGACCACCTATGAACAGAGTTTTAGAAATGTTGGAAGGTCCTCTTGAGTCACTACAAGTGCCTCCCAAGCCACACATATCTTCTCCCCCAACTTCTGCATTCGATTTTTCTACACACCTGTGTTTTGCACAGATTAAGATTTAA